From Echinicola soli, a single genomic window includes:
- a CDS encoding Sec-independent protein translocase subunit TatA/TatB, which translates to MTTLGFIQNIGGGSLVVIILVVILLFGAKRIPELARGLGRGIKEFKDATKEIQDDIEDGIKGDSKKKS; encoded by the coding sequence ATGACTACATTGGGTTTCATTCAGAATATAGGAGGTGGTTCCTTGGTTGTTATCATCTTGGTTGTCATCCTTCTATTCGGAGCAAAACGAATCCCTGAACTGGCTCGCGGGCTGGGCAGAGGCATCAAAGAGTTCAAAGATGCCACTAAAGAGATTCAGGATGACATTGAAGATGGCATCAAGGGAGACAGTAAAAAGAAAAGTTAA
- the gatA gene encoding Asp-tRNA(Asn)/Glu-tRNA(Gln) amidotransferase subunit GatA, with amino-acid sequence MEKFHSFDEIKRSLENKETDCKAIVNYYLKNIQTKAHLNAFVEVYEQSALEQAEKVDQKIKDGTAGKLAGMVIGIKDVLCYADHQVNASSKILEGFHSQFTATAVQKLIDEDAIIIGRLNCDEFGMGSSNENTVHGKVLNALDEERVPGGSSGGSAVAVQANLCTTSLGTDTGGSVRQPAAFTGLVGIKPTYSRVSRFGLIAYASSFDTIGVFSTNVKDNALVLEVIAGQDDNDSTVSRKEVPPYTEQLALNGPVKVAYLKETIESEALQPAIKEHTLDMLNKLKEEGHQVEEVDFPLLEYVLPTYYILTTAEASSNLSRFDGVKYGYRTPNAHNLESMYKLTRSEGFGEEVKRRIMLGTFVLSASYYDAYFTKAQKVRRLIKEFTEDLLNKFDYIVLPTTPSTAFKFGEHSDDPVAMYLEDLYTVQASVSGVPAISIPNGKDEKGLPIGLQIITNSFKEARLYAFADYLMNIKK; translated from the coding sequence TTGGAAAAATTCCATTCTTTCGACGAAATTAAACGTTCGCTTGAAAATAAAGAAACTGATTGTAAAGCGATCGTCAATTATTATCTCAAGAACATTCAAACGAAGGCGCATCTCAACGCCTTCGTTGAAGTTTATGAGCAATCCGCTTTGGAACAAGCAGAAAAAGTGGATCAAAAAATCAAGGACGGCACTGCCGGGAAACTGGCGGGGATGGTCATTGGGATCAAAGATGTCCTTTGCTATGCAGACCATCAGGTCAACGCCTCCAGTAAAATTTTAGAGGGATTCCATTCCCAATTTACCGCTACTGCCGTACAAAAGCTCATTGACGAAGATGCGATCATCATCGGTCGTCTGAACTGTGATGAGTTTGGTATGGGATCATCCAATGAGAACACTGTTCATGGCAAGGTACTCAATGCCCTGGACGAAGAACGCGTACCTGGCGGTTCGTCCGGTGGATCTGCGGTAGCTGTCCAGGCCAATCTCTGCACCACCTCTCTGGGTACCGACACGGGAGGTTCGGTCCGCCAACCGGCAGCCTTCACTGGCTTGGTCGGCATAAAACCTACCTACTCCAGGGTTTCCCGATTTGGGCTGATCGCCTATGCATCGTCCTTTGACACCATCGGCGTATTTTCCACCAATGTAAAGGACAATGCCCTGGTCCTGGAGGTCATTGCAGGCCAAGACGATAACGACAGTACCGTTTCCCGCAAGGAAGTCCCTCCATATACCGAGCAGCTTGCCTTGAACGGTCCGGTAAAAGTAGCCTATCTGAAAGAAACCATCGAATCGGAGGCATTACAGCCAGCGATCAAGGAGCACACCCTAGATATGCTTAACAAGCTTAAGGAAGAAGGCCATCAAGTAGAAGAGGTTGATTTCCCGTTACTTGAATATGTCCTTCCTACTTATTATATTCTTACCACTGCAGAGGCCAGTTCAAACCTTTCGCGCTTCGATGGCGTAAAATATGGGTATCGGACACCCAATGCCCATAACCTGGAAAGCATGTACAAGCTTACCCGCTCTGAAGGTTTCGGAGAGGAAGTAAAAAGAAGGATTATGCTGGGGACTTTTGTGTTAAGCGCCAGCTATTATGATGCTTATTTCACCAAAGCCCAGAAAGTAAGAAGGTTAATCAAGGAGTTCACAGAAGATTTGTTGAACAAATTTGATTATATTGTCTTACCGACTACGCCTTCTACTGCGTTTAAGTTTGGAGAGCACAGCGATGATCCTGTAGCCATGTATTTGGAAGACCTGTACACCGTACAAGCGTCAGTATCGGGAGTTCCGGCCATCTCCATACCCAATGGAAAAGATGAAAAAGGCCTTCCGATTGGTTTGCAGATCATCACCAACTCCTTTAAGGAGGCAAGGCTTTATGCTTTTGCGGACTATTTAATGAACATCAAGAAATAA